In one Acidimicrobiales bacterium genomic region, the following are encoded:
- a CDS encoding thiazole synthase produces the protein MRAEEACTMVDDPLVIAGRTFTSRLFLGTGKFPSHQSLRATIEACGTGMVTVALRRVDPTAEEDILDALPPDVLLLTNTSGAVDADEAIRLARLARAAGLPEWIKLEVTPDPRYLLPDPVETLKAAEVLCAEGFTVLPYVNADPVLCKRLEEVGCATVMPLGSWIGSNQGLRTRAALEIIVEQSLVPVVVDAGIGAPSQAAEALELGADAVLVNTAIGTAGDPPAMGGAFRLAVEAGRRAFLAGLPAARSGAEASSPLTGFLST, from the coding sequence ATGCGGGCCGAGGAGGCGTGCACCATGGTCGACGACCCGCTCGTGATCGCCGGGAGGACGTTCACGTCCCGGCTGTTCCTGGGGACGGGCAAGTTCCCCTCCCACCAGTCGCTGCGGGCGACCATCGAGGCGTGCGGCACCGGGATGGTGACGGTGGCGCTCCGGCGGGTGGACCCGACGGCCGAGGAGGACATCCTCGACGCCCTCCCGCCCGACGTCCTCCTCCTCACCAACACCAGCGGCGCGGTGGACGCCGACGAGGCCATCCGGCTGGCCCGCCTGGCCCGGGCGGCCGGGCTGCCGGAGTGGATCAAGCTGGAGGTGACACCCGATCCTCGTTACCTCCTGCCCGACCCGGTGGAGACGCTCAAGGCGGCCGAGGTGCTGTGCGCCGAGGGGTTCACCGTCCTGCCCTACGTCAACGCCGACCCGGTGCTGTGCAAGCGGCTGGAGGAGGTGGGCTGCGCGACCGTCATGCCGCTCGGCTCGTGGATCGGCTCGAACCAGGGCCTGCGCACGCGGGCCGCCCTGGAGATCATCGTCGAGCAGTCCCTCGTCCCCGTGGTGGTGGACGCCGGCATCGGCGCCCCCAGCCAGGCGGCCGAGGCGCTGGAGCTGGGCGCCGACGCCGTGCTCGTCAACACCGCCATCGGCACCGCCGGCGACCCGCCGGCCATGGGCGGCGCCTTCCGGCTGGCCGTCGAGGCGGGACGGCGGGCCTTCCTGGCCGGCCTGCCCGCGGCGCGTTCGGGCGCCGAGGCCAGCTCGCCGCTCACCGGCTTCCTGTCGACGTGA
- the thiH gene encoding 2-iminoacetate synthase ThiH yields the protein MTLTPVELESRPAGVPDGTAAADLVATDLAGLRARAAAATGADVERALRAARPTLADFAALISPAADGRLEDLARRARDLTLRRFGRTIHLFSPLYVSNECVSVCTYCGFSAGNQIARRTLSVDEVREEARTLTARGFRHLLLVAGEHARIVSKDYLVDCVRALSAEVPALSVEVQVWDTGTYRRLVEAGCDGLVVYQETYDRDLYAGVHLKGKKRNYDWRLAAPDRGAEAGMRRLGIGALLGLHPDWRLDALAVAAHARALVRRWWRCEVTVSLPRMRPAAGVAGPAAVVGDRQFVQLLCALRLLLPDVGLVLSTREAPALRDALLGLGVTHVSAGSSTEPGGYAAPDGAEPQFEVADLRTPAEVAAVVRQAGFDPVWKDWQRVER from the coding sequence GTGACCCTCACGCCTGTCGAGCTGGAGTCGCGCCCGGCCGGCGTGCCGGACGGGACGGCGGCAGCCGACCTCGTGGCCACCGACCTGGCCGGGCTGCGCGCCCGGGCGGCGGCGGCCACCGGCGCCGACGTCGAGCGGGCGCTGCGGGCGGCGCGGCCGACGCTCGCCGACTTCGCCGCCCTGATCTCCCCGGCCGCCGACGGCCGGCTCGAGGACCTGGCCCGCCGGGCGCGGGACCTCACCCTCCGCCGGTTCGGCCGCACCATCCACCTCTTCTCCCCGCTGTACGTGTCCAACGAGTGCGTCTCGGTGTGCACGTACTGCGGGTTCTCGGCCGGCAACCAGATAGCCCGCCGCACGCTGTCGGTCGACGAGGTCCGTGAGGAGGCGCGCACGCTGACCGCCCGCGGGTTCCGGCACCTGCTCCTGGTCGCCGGCGAGCACGCCCGCATCGTGAGCAAGGACTACCTGGTCGACTGCGTGCGGGCGCTCTCCGCCGAGGTGCCCGCCCTGTCGGTTGAGGTCCAGGTGTGGGACACGGGCACGTACCGGCGCCTGGTCGAGGCGGGCTGCGACGGCCTCGTCGTCTACCAGGAGACCTACGACCGCGACCTCTATGCCGGCGTCCACCTGAAGGGCAAGAAGCGCAACTACGACTGGCGCCTGGCCGCGCCCGACCGGGGTGCGGAGGCGGGCATGCGCCGCCTCGGCATCGGCGCCCTGCTCGGGCTCCACCCCGACTGGAGGCTGGACGCGCTGGCGGTGGCCGCCCACGCCCGGGCGCTGGTGCGCCGGTGGTGGCGTTGCGAGGTCACCGTGTCCCTCCCCCGCATGCGCCCGGCCGCCGGGGTCGCCGGTCCGGCGGCGGTGGTGGGCGACCGCCAGTTCGTGCAGCTGTTGTGCGCCCTGCGCCTGCTCCTGCCGGACGTGGGGCTGGTCCTGTCCACCCGGGAGGCACCCGCCCTCCGCGACGCCCTGCTCGGCCTCGGCGTCACCCACGTCTCGGCCGGGTCGTCGACCGAGCCGGGCGGGTACGCCGCCCCCGACGGGGCCGAGCCGCAGTTCGAGGTGGCCGACCTCCGCACGCCGGCTGAGGTGGCCGCCGTGGTCCGCCAGGCCGGCTTCGACCCGGTGTGGAAGGACTGGCAGCGGGTCGAGCGCTGA
- a CDS encoding M23 family metallopeptidase produces the protein MARPGILSAAVGAAVLAASALVLPAPPAGADEGEPFRRIAFPVEGTATYTDDFGDARSGGRSHEGNDIFGAKLQKLVAVTDGKVRVSTGGPLSGNMVTITDADGWSYRYIHVNNDSPGTDDGLNPLEWMLGPGIVNGALVKAGQHLSFLGDSGNAEGTAPHLHFEMRAPDGSAVNPWTSLRLAQGLPAGNRCSYGTNPVAKPNPRSSAGYWLLGSDGGVFGFGGAAFHGSTGAVKLNQPIVGMAATPTGGGYWLVARDGGIFAFGDATFLGSTGALRLNKPIVGMAATPTGRGYWLVASDGGIFAFGDATFFGSTGAIALNRPIVAMAATAQGDGYWLLGSDGGVFGFGASGFLGSVPGLGIATSVVALGATPSGRGYWLLAADGGVFSFGDAAFLGSLPGAGLCRWPTGVRLVPTPTGKGYWVQAADGSTWNLGDANFSGSLTAAGIGANTPIIDFAPVPAAPPSKP, from the coding sequence ATGGCACGTCCCGGCATCCTCTCCGCCGCCGTCGGCGCCGCCGTACTGGCCGCCTCGGCCCTGGTGCTCCCGGCGCCGCCGGCGGGGGCCGACGAGGGCGAGCCGTTCCGGCGCATCGCCTTCCCGGTGGAAGGCACGGCGACGTACACCGACGACTTCGGCGACGCCCGCAGCGGCGGTCGCTCCCACGAGGGCAACGACATCTTCGGGGCCAAGCTGCAGAAGCTGGTGGCCGTCACCGACGGCAAGGTGCGGGTGTCGACCGGAGGGCCCCTGTCCGGCAACATGGTCACGATCACCGACGCCGACGGCTGGTCCTACCGCTACATCCACGTCAACAACGACTCGCCGGGCACCGACGACGGGCTCAACCCGCTGGAGTGGATGCTCGGTCCCGGGATCGTGAACGGCGCCCTGGTGAAGGCGGGCCAGCATCTCTCCTTCCTGGGCGACTCGGGCAACGCCGAGGGCACCGCCCCCCACCTCCACTTCGAGATGCGCGCCCCCGACGGCTCGGCCGTGAACCCGTGGACGAGCCTGCGCCTGGCCCAGGGCCTCCCTGCCGGCAACCGCTGTTCCTACGGGACCAACCCGGTGGCGAAGCCGAACCCGAGGTCGTCGGCCGGCTACTGGCTGCTGGGCTCCGACGGGGGTGTCTTCGGGTTCGGCGGCGCCGCCTTCCACGGTTCCACCGGCGCCGTGAAGCTCAACCAGCCCATCGTCGGCATGGCCGCCACGCCCACGGGCGGGGGCTACTGGCTGGTCGCCCGGGACGGCGGGATATTCGCCTTCGGCGACGCCACCTTCCTCGGGTCCACCGGTGCGCTCAGACTGAACAAACCCATCGTGGGCATGGCGGCGACGCCGACGGGCCGGGGCTACTGGCTGGTGGCGTCCGACGGCGGGATCTTCGCCTTCGGCGACGCCACCTTCTTCGGGTCGACCGGGGCCATCGCCCTGAATCGGCCGATCGTGGCCATGGCCGCCACGGCGCAGGGCGACGGCTACTGGCTGCTGGGCTCTGACGGCGGGGTGTTCGGCTTCGGTGCCTCGGGCTTCCTCGGCTCGGTGCCCGGCCTGGGGATCGCCACGTCCGTCGTCGCCCTGGGCGCCACGCCGTCGGGCCGGGGGTACTGGCTGCTGGCGGCCGACGGCGGCGTGTTCTCCTTCGGCGACGCCGCCTTCCTGGGCTCGCTGCCCGGCGCCGGCCTCTGCAGGTGGCCCACCGGCGTGCGCCTCGTCCCGACGCCGACCGGCAAGGGCTACTGGGTCCAGGCGGCCGACGGCAGCACCTGGAACCTGGGCGACGCCAACTTCTCCGGCAGCCTCACGGCGGCCGGGATCGGGGCCAACACGCCGATCATCGACTTCGCCCCCGTGCCCGCGGCGCCGCCCTCCAAGCCGTAG
- a CDS encoding DUF5979 domain-containing protein, with translation MFAAVLTTLAAPSGADHEAGHVAVTQLAGSELNKCQGALPTPGSENTDKRLVGGTLVPGGTAVFEFTYPFDPTDTTGRQDFVILDCVFVNDEPVLAFELHGVPNTVSPFIFQFTVDIPTDVVVGSEFCNVGKTTAAPSSAQASNRKAGPACFVVGGDLRVVKVDQAGAPLTGATFSVVCTPTSTLLPVIIEGQTGNTYTGTTGTDNAIAIAGPLGTSCVITETVAPPGYVLATPASVTAVIGVDGPDITFVNPPALGSLAITKVSDTPGTFTFTVDCPGTSVTNQSVTVTVATAGAPGTTSAPIAGIPVGTVCTVAETTAPGFNPQPPQNVTIALGTNTVTFTNVRQTGSLVITKVSDTPGSFTFSVNCPGTSVTNQSVTVDVTAAGAPGTTSAPIAGIPTGTVCTVTEQPAPGFEPQAPQNVTIALGTNTVTFTNVRQTGSLVITKVSDTPGSFTFTVNCPGTSVTNQSVTVDVTAAGAPGTTSAPVAGIPTGTVCTVTESPAAGFAPQAPQTVTIVQGTNTVTFTNVRLTGDLVVAKTTVDGTGTFNFTVDCNPGTVFDQTFQLTNNETRRIAGIPTGTTCSVVEAANALFTSAVTPGNGTVVIAAGDNLVSFTNTARPPVLAVTKTADAGSVVAGGTVGYTVTVTNTGAGRAVSVTLDDPLPTLAGVNWAISPAFAGPGTCTVNGSAPAQTLTCSFGNMDPGASATVRLSSGTTAATAGSLVNTATARAANFGPVTATATIVVTVPTAVLGAAQTAPEATVPAPTTTTTAAPAPTTTTTVAPRVLSQSLPRTGVDALTMVGLGLGLVLVGAALKRGGRSRRSDG, from the coding sequence ATGTTCGCCGCCGTCCTCACGACGCTGGCGGCGCCGTCGGGGGCCGACCACGAGGCGGGCCACGTGGCCGTCACCCAGCTCGCCGGCAGCGAGCTGAACAAGTGCCAGGGCGCCCTCCCCACGCCCGGCAGCGAGAACACCGACAAGCGCCTCGTCGGCGGCACCCTGGTGCCCGGCGGCACGGCCGTCTTCGAGTTCACCTATCCCTTCGACCCGACGGACACCACGGGACGCCAGGACTTCGTGATCCTCGACTGCGTGTTCGTCAACGACGAGCCGGTCCTGGCCTTCGAGCTGCACGGCGTGCCCAACACGGTCAGCCCGTTCATCTTCCAGTTCACCGTGGACATCCCGACCGATGTCGTGGTCGGCTCGGAGTTCTGCAACGTGGGCAAGACCACGGCCGCACCGTCGAGCGCCCAGGCCAGCAACCGCAAGGCGGGCCCGGCCTGCTTCGTGGTGGGCGGCGACCTGCGGGTCGTGAAGGTCGACCAGGCCGGTGCGCCCCTCACCGGCGCCACGTTCTCCGTGGTGTGCACGCCGACCAGCACCCTGCTGCCCGTCATCATCGAGGGCCAGACGGGCAACACGTACACCGGCACCACCGGCACCGACAACGCCATCGCGATCGCCGGCCCGCTGGGCACGTCGTGCGTGATCACCGAGACGGTTGCCCCGCCGGGCTACGTCCTCGCCACGCCGGCGTCGGTCACCGCCGTCATCGGTGTCGACGGCCCCGACATCACCTTCGTCAACCCGCCGGCCCTGGGCAGCCTGGCGATCACCAAGGTCTCCGACACGCCGGGCACCTTCACCTTCACCGTCGACTGCCCGGGCACGTCGGTCACGAACCAGAGCGTGACCGTCACCGTCGCTACCGCCGGCGCCCCCGGCACGACCAGCGCTCCCATCGCCGGGATCCCCGTCGGCACCGTGTGCACGGTCGCCGAGACGACCGCCCCGGGCTTCAACCCGCAGCCGCCCCAGAACGTCACCATCGCCCTCGGGACGAACACGGTGACCTTCACCAACGTGCGCCAGACCGGCAGCCTGGTCATCACCAAGGTCTCCGACACGCCCGGCTCGTTCACCTTCTCGGTGAACTGCCCCGGCACGTCGGTCACCAACCAGTCGGTCACGGTGGACGTGACGGCGGCCGGCGCCCCGGGCACCACCAGCGCCCCCATCGCCGGCATCCCGACCGGCACGGTGTGCACGGTGACCGAGCAGCCGGCGCCCGGCTTCGAGCCGCAGGCGCCCCAGAACGTCACTATCGCCCTCGGGACGAACACGGTGACCTTCACCAACGTGCGCCAGACCGGCAGCCTGGTCATCACCAAGGTCTCCGACACGCCCGGCTCCTTCACCTTCACGGTGAACTGCCCCGGCACGTCGGTCACCAACCAGTCGGTCACCGTGGACGTGACGGCGGCCGGCGCCCCGGGCACCACCAGCGCCCCCGTCGCCGGCATCCCGACCGGCACGGTGTGCACGGTGACCGAGTCGCCTGCCGCCGGCTTCGCTCCCCAGGCGCCGCAGACGGTCACCATCGTCCAGGGCACCAACACGGTGACGTTCACCAACGTCCGCCTGACCGGGGACCTGGTCGTGGCCAAGACCACCGTCGACGGCACCGGCACCTTCAACTTCACGGTGGACTGCAACCCGGGCACGGTGTTCGACCAGACGTTCCAGCTGACGAACAACGAGACCCGCCGCATCGCCGGCATCCCGACCGGCACCACCTGCTCGGTGGTCGAGGCGGCCAACGCCCTGTTCACCAGCGCCGTCACGCCCGGCAACGGCACCGTCGTCATCGCCGCCGGTGACAACCTGGTGAGCTTCACCAACACCGCCCGGCCGCCCGTCCTCGCCGTCACCAAGACGGCCGACGCCGGCAGCGTGGTGGCGGGCGGAACCGTCGGCTACACGGTGACGGTGACCAACACCGGCGCCGGGCGGGCCGTCAGCGTCACCCTGGACGACCCGCTGCCCACGCTGGCCGGCGTGAACTGGGCCATCAGCCCCGCCTTCGCCGGCCCGGGCACGTGCACGGTCAACGGCTCGGCCCCGGCCCAGACGCTGACCTGCTCGTTCGGGAACATGGACCCCGGCGCCTCGGCGACGGTCCGTCTCTCGAGCGGCACCACGGCCGCCACCGCCGGCTCGCTCGTCAACACGGCGACGGCCCGGGCCGCCAACTTCGGCCCCGTGACGGCCACCGCCACCATCGTGGTCACCGTCCCGACCGCCGTCCTCGGCGCGGCGCAGACGGCGCCCGAGGCCACGGTCCCGGCGCCCACCACGACCACCACGGCGGCCCCGGCCCCGACGACCACCACGACCGTCGCCCCCCGGGTCCTCTCCCAGAGCCTGCCGCGGACGGGCGTCGACGCCCTCACCATGGTGGGACTGGGCCTCGGCCTGGTCCTCGTGGGGGCGGCCCTGAAGCGGGGAGGCCGCAGCCGGCGCAGCGACGGCTGA
- a CDS encoding type II toxin-antitoxin system VapC family toxin: protein MTELLVDTSLAVPLVLISHEAHASVNASVGGRSVALAGHAAHETYAVLTRLPGDARLIPRDAVRLLSERFDPAVVLDARSARAALAVLADLEIAGGATYDGLIGLAARSSGLPLASRDRRAEGTYRRLGVEVELLT from the coding sequence ATGACCGAACTTCTGGTCGACACCAGCCTGGCTGTGCCGCTCGTGCTCATCTCGCACGAAGCGCACGCTTCGGTCAACGCGTCAGTGGGTGGCCGGTCGGTGGCGCTCGCGGGTCATGCGGCGCACGAGACCTATGCCGTGCTCACCCGGCTTCCCGGGGATGCACGCCTTATCCCACGGGACGCTGTCCGCCTGCTGAGTGAGCGGTTCGACCCGGCCGTGGTGCTGGATGCCAGATCGGCGCGTGCTGCGCTGGCTGTCCTGGCCGACCTGGAGATCGCGGGCGGCGCGACCTATGACGGTCTGATCGGGCTCGCTGCGAGGTCATCGGGTCTGCCGCTCGCGAGCCGGGACCGGCGCGCCGAGGGCACCTACCGGCGGCTGGGCGTCGAGGTGGAGCTGCTGACCTGA
- a CDS encoding AbrB/MazE/SpoVT family DNA-binding domain-containing protein, which produces MEATVDDVGRIVLPKPLRDRLRLTPGTKVDVSEYGNGLHVAPVGRTARLEERGGRLVAVAETPVSDDDVLGLIDAGRR; this is translated from the coding sequence GTGGAAGCGACCGTGGATGACGTCGGACGGATCGTCCTGCCCAAACCACTGCGGGATCGGCTGCGGCTCACACCGGGAACCAAGGTCGACGTCAGCGAGTACGGCAATGGACTGCACGTCGCCCCGGTCGGTCGTACCGCGCGGCTGGAGGAGCGGGGCGGTCGCCTCGTCGCCGTTGCCGAGACGCCAGTGAGCGATGACGACGTGCTCGGGCTCATCGACGCCGGTCGTCGATGA
- a CDS encoding hydantoinase B/oxoprolinase family protein, with the protein MFVEHQHEEHPDRGAPERAFPLRVLRYRLRRGSGGTGRWPGGEGIERDLEVLEDVTVSLITERRVSQPWGLAAGGPGAVGENWLLPGGDEAGGERLLDKCTMRLRAGDVLRMLTPGGGGWGPLQPSE; encoded by the coding sequence GTGTTCGTTGAGCACCAACACGAGGAACACCCCGATCGAGGCGCGCCGGAGCGGGCGTTCCCGTTGCGGGTGCTCCGCTACCGGCTGCGGCGGGGGAGCGGCGGCACCGGCCGCTGGCCGGGCGGCGAAGGCATCGAGCGCGACCTCGAGGTCCTGGAGGACGTGACTGTGTCGCTCATCACCGAGCGCCGGGTGTCGCAGCCGTGGGGCTTGGCAGCCGGCGGGCCGGGGGCGGTGGGCGAGAACTGGCTGCTGCCGGGCGGCGACGAGGCTGGTGGGGAGCGGCTGCTGGACAAGTGCACCATGCGCCTCCGCGCCGGTGACGTGCTGCGGATGCTGACGCCGGGCGGCGGCGGCTGGGGTCCACTTCAGCCGAGCGAGTAA
- a CDS encoding PIN domain-containing protein produces the protein MTTVLLDSHVVHWWSAEPGKLSGAAGTAIEAADELAVASISWFELAWLAGHDRIRVTVPVRSWLEELAAEVRTVGTTPAVAATAVALPASFPGDPADRLIYATAVEQGWRLVTKDRRLRDHRAPRPVTIW, from the coding sequence GTGACGACGGTCCTCTTGGATTCGCACGTCGTGCACTGGTGGTCGGCGGAGCCAGGCAAGCTGAGCGGAGCGGCGGGCACTGCGATCGAGGCGGCCGACGAGCTGGCGGTCGCTTCGATCTCGTGGTTCGAGCTGGCGTGGCTCGCAGGGCATGACCGGATACGGGTGACGGTTCCGGTCCGATCCTGGCTGGAGGAACTCGCGGCAGAGGTTCGCACGGTCGGAACCACGCCAGCAGTTGCGGCTACGGCCGTTGCCCTGCCGGCGTCCTTCCCCGGTGACCCCGCAGACCGCCTGATCTATGCGACCGCAGTCGAGCAAGGCTGGAGGCTCGTCACCAAGGATCGCCGCCTTCGAGACCATCGGGCGCCCCGACCGGTGACCATCTGGTAG
- a CDS encoding type II toxin-antitoxin system prevent-host-death family antitoxin, translated as MTRQMTATEVKARILALLDEVAGGEAIEITKHGKTVARLVPAHGPHALKGRFEGVAITAADEDSLFTTGAPWDLS; from the coding sequence ATGACCAGACAAATGACCGCTACGGAGGTGAAGGCGCGAATCCTTGCACTGCTCGATGAGGTCGCCGGTGGCGAAGCCATCGAGATCACGAAGCATGGCAAGACCGTTGCCCGCCTCGTCCCTGCGCATGGCCCGCATGCATTGAAGGGCCGATTCGAAGGTGTCGCGATCACCGCCGCCGACGAGGACTCCCTCTTCACCACCGGCGCCCCGTGGGACCTGTCGTGA
- a CDS encoding hydantoinase B/oxoprolinase family protein: protein MSTPEPHAARGLDPASLRVLVSRLTGVADEMGAVLRRAAFSPNIKERADCSAALFTPGGELLVQAEHIPVHLGSMPASVRAALAVDVGPGEQVILNDPFAGGTHLNDVTLVAPCFVDDRLVGWAANRAHHADVGGMAPGSMPPDAEEIAQEGLRIPPVPFAEQVAELLIANSRTPEERRGDLDAQLGANRVGVERLAAFAGEPLGEIVDYGERRMRAALSEVPDGTWHFEDVLDSCGPGDAQRRPARITLDLTVSGDTVTFDFTGTDGQRPGNVNAVEAVTASSVAWALRSVTDPTIPANGGAMRPVRVVAPRGSVVNAVPPVAVGAGNVEVSQRVADVCLGALAQALPGRVGAAGQGTMNNVLLGGSGWVYYETVAGGQGGRPGRAGMSGVHTAMTNTRNTPIEALERAYPLRVLRYRLRRGSGGAGLAPGGEGIERDLQVLEDVTVSLITERRVSRPWGLAGGEPGAPGENWLLPGGDEARAERLLDKCTVRLRAGDVLRMLTPGGGGWGSPHGT from the coding sequence GTGAGCACGCCGGAGCCGCATGCCGCCCGCGGGCTCGACCCGGCCTCCCTCCGGGTCCTCGTCTCCCGCCTCACCGGCGTGGCCGACGAGATGGGCGCCGTCCTGCGCCGGGCCGCCTTCAGCCCCAACATCAAGGAGAGGGCCGACTGCTCGGCCGCCCTCTTCACGCCCGGCGGCGAGCTGCTGGTCCAGGCCGAGCACATCCCCGTCCACCTGGGGTCGATGCCGGCCTCGGTCCGGGCCGCCCTGGCCGTCGACGTGGGCCCCGGGGAGCAGGTGATCCTCAACGACCCCTTCGCCGGCGGGACCCACCTGAACGACGTCACCCTGGTGGCGCCGTGCTTCGTCGACGACCGGCTGGTGGGCTGGGCGGCCAACCGGGCCCATCACGCCGACGTCGGGGGCATGGCGCCCGGGTCGATGCCGCCCGACGCCGAGGAGATCGCCCAGGAAGGCCTGCGCATCCCGCCCGTCCCCTTCGCCGAGCAGGTGGCCGAGCTGCTGATCGCCAACTCCCGCACGCCCGAGGAGCGCCGGGGGGACCTCGACGCCCAGCTCGGGGCCAACCGGGTCGGAGTGGAGCGGCTGGCCGCCTTCGCCGGGGAGCCGCTGGGGGAGATCGTCGACTACGGGGAGCGGCGCATGCGGGCCGCCCTGTCGGAGGTCCCTGACGGGACGTGGCACTTCGAGGACGTCCTCGACTCGTGCGGCCCGGGCGACGCCCAGCGCCGGCCCGCCCGCATCACCCTCGACCTGACGGTGAGCGGCGACACCGTCACCTTCGACTTCACGGGGACGGACGGGCAGCGCCCGGGCAACGTCAACGCCGTCGAGGCGGTCACGGCCAGCTCCGTGGCCTGGGCCCTGCGCTCGGTCACCGACCCGACCATCCCCGCCAACGGCGGCGCCATGCGGCCCGTGCGCGTCGTCGCCCCGCGCGGCTCGGTGGTGAACGCCGTGCCGCCGGTGGCCGTGGGCGCCGGCAACGTCGAGGTGAGCCAGCGGGTGGCCGACGTGTGCCTCGGGGCCCTGGCCCAGGCCCTGCCCGGCCGGGTCGGGGCGGCCGGGCAGGGGACGATGAACAACGTCCTGCTCGGGGGCTCGGGGTGGGTGTACTACGAGACGGTGGCCGGCGGGCAGGGCGGCCGCCCCGGCCGGGCCGGCATGAGCGGCGTCCACACGGCGATGACAAATACCAGAAACACTCCCATCGAGGCGCTGGAGCGGGCCTATCCGCTCCGCGTCCTGCGTTACCGGCTGAGGCGGGGGAGTGGTGGCGCGGGACTGGCGCCCGGTGGGGAGGGGATCGAGCGCGACCTGCAGGTGCTGGAGGACGTCACCGTCTCGCTCATCACTGAGCGGCGGGTCTCCCGGCCGTGGGGGCTGGCCGGCGGGGAGCCTGGAGCGCCGGGGGAGAACTGGCTGCTGCCCGGCGGCGACGAGGCGCGTGCTGAGCGCCTTCTGGACAAGTGCACCGTGCGTCTCCGGGCAGGCGACGTACTCCGGATGTTGACACCAGGCGGCGGTGGGTGGGGATCTCCCCATGGGACCTGA